The Acanthopagrus latus isolate v.2019 chromosome 11, fAcaLat1.1, whole genome shotgun sequence genome segment ATTCCTGGAGAGGGGGGGGAGATCAGACATCTTAAATCTCAATTTGAAAACATTCtcacaaatacatattttgcaTAAGTCAGCAAAGCTATTTgcaacattttataaatgtttcacCTTTGTATGTGCAGTGTAATTAATGAAAGTCAtattccaaaaaacaaaaaaacctcacctTTCTGATACTTCTTCACAGCGTTCATCATagccttcttctctttctgcctcttctgGATCACCTCTACTTGGACCTGGCACACATCATAAACTCATTAAAAAGATGATAATTGCATCTTCCCATTACACATCAATGATCAATAGTGTGAAGGCAGACCTCTAGTTCATCTAGACACATCTACAGCCTACATCATAAAGgctcatttttttcaattaacaaAGTACAGTAAAAGGATTCAAACAATTATAACAGAAGTAAAGAACAGACACCTACCTTTTTGCCAAACTTCCTTTGTTCACGCAGCTTCTTGGCCTTCTCCGAtttctccatcatcatctgctTTGAGATCAGCTTTTGCCTGATCTGAACAGgggaagacaaaacatttttgtttgtggcAATATTTGAAAGTCTGATGGAATAAAAGACCAGCTGTCCTGAACAAATGTCAGTAATGACCattcacaccacacacaccacctaTATACAAGAACAAAACTCTCTGTGACtccatcagttttctcacaATAATGGAATTTCTACCTTCAATATAACACCTGGAAaagtatttacatttgaaaccacgagaaaaaaaaaaatgacagaagacTGTTGATTTTTatcaaaagataaatataaGTATAAGTATTGTGTACTGTGTTTTAAGCACAACAGCAATTTAAGATAATTTATTTCTGACCACATCAGAAGAGTGGGAGGCAAACTTGTTGTAAGAAAGGGCATTCGGGAGAGCTGACAGGCACATTTGGAATCACTTTCAGTACTGTGGAAAATGAATACTCATTACCAATATATTggcattcattcattatttttgacaacactagTCTCTATCATCCAAAATAATGTCTGGTATGTGTTACATTGTGGTACAATGGTACATTTCAGACGTCAAGCTATTCAGTACACCTTCCATGAATTAAGGTTCACAATTGAAGACATAATATTAGGCTGAAATTTCTGTGTTGACTTGTAATCGACACAGATTTGTGATGAAGAAACAACTCACCTTCTGCATGTGCTGGTCTGACTTAGCCATCTCTGCAAAGTAATCGTCAGGCCTCTTGGTGGCAATGCCGTTCTTTTTTAAGAGGGGCAGTGCCTCGAGGACTGTAGCTTGAGCTTGGCGATAgctggaagaaaacaaacacagatcaaAAATGACTTCTTTATACACTGTGATGGTGACACAGTATTTTtaacaaagagagaaacaaatcaTTTAGATCAAGCGGTATGGAGGCTTTAGCGTTATGTGTATTTTGCACAGAATATGAgtaaaagatacaaaaaaaaatgcaagctGATCCTGCGGTTTTCATGGTACATTATAtgtgattctttatttttcagaaaaaaaacttgtgtatGCTTACAGCACTAAGACTGAACCAAGTTATTTATTGGtagtcatttcaacattttgtatGTGTAATGAACAACAGTTACAGTTCCATCCAAACACTGTTAATTGTTTGAGGAATGAACTTTACAGCCAACATTGTAAAAAAGTCCTTAAAGGTACATTTGAGCATTACAACTTCATCTGCAGTGGAAGATCACGTGGGTGCAAATAAGCTTCAGAACAGCTACTCTGCCAAGATTGTGGTGAGATCGTTTAGTcaaacttttcacattttccaccaAACTCAACAAACGCATCATGTTACAGTCACTCACAAGAACATCTCCCTCTGGAAATCATCGTCCACGTTGACATCTCCATTTGCTGCATTTGGAACTTTCCCTTCAACTTTTGAGAGGACGTCCTCAGCTGGCAGGTTTGTCAAGTCTAACCTCTCCGTCCAGGGAAGATCTTTACGGAAGTCAGCAAGGCACTGTTTCATACCCTCCTGCATCACAACACAATACAAGAGGCAGTATATCATTATAGGACATTAGagcatgtgttttctgtgcttcGTGTCATTGCTAACCACTCACAGTAACACACCAAACTTGAAtactgacattttgacatttgttctGAATTCACTCACCACATTGTTGACACACTTTTTGGGTTCATCCACCAGGACGTTCATTCCAGGTTTCAACAACCCCTTTGCAAAGGCTTCTTGAAGCTAAAGAATACAGAACTTGTTTAAGTTTATATTCTGCAATTATATTCTCGGTCATCATCTGTAGCTATAAAACCAAAGACATGTACAGCCGGggtgtacacacatgcacaacagacaaaaaacacaggatCAGTAAATCAAACGTAAGGCTATTACACTATAACTTGAGCAAGACAGTCTCATCACTTGCACTATTCTGTTCGGATAGTTTTACAGTTGTTAGCTTTGgctggctaatgttagccaatGTTAGCATGACAACAGTCACTCACCTCGCCGTCTGATAAGTCgctgtgctcctcctctgactcctctccGAGCAGCGCGTCCTCCTCTGCTGACTCCATAGTCCTGCTATCGATAACCATAAGATGACAATATGTGACCTGATAGCCTTTAAGCGTGAGGAAAGCTGCTGTGGATGGATGTGGACGCTGCTCCTCACATGTACTGCGCGTTTCACGTGGGGAGGAAGTGACGTCAGGTGACGGGGTCGAACGTTCTACCAACACAGTCCGCCGGCGGAAAGAAAATGTAACGTTCAAAAGTTCCTACATGGAATAATAAAATAGCTACAGGTAAATAAGATGGCGTCAGTGGCTATATATTTATTCTCCTGCACCTTGAAACGGAGCGAAAATATCGTCATTGTGTCTGTATTAACTTTATCATCTtatcactttttctttcattgaaCTTCCCCTTTAATTCCTCcataataataacatcattGAAGTTATGGAGGGACTATAAACGTATGCCTATTTCATccataaaacagattttatatcACATAAAACTCGAATTAAATCATGACTTGAGAAAACTAGGATTTGTAATGTCAAGAGATTCCTCTTGGAGGTGCTGTCGTGCACCTGAACTGACAGAGAATATCTACTTATTTGTCTAATATTCAATACTATATTGGCCTAATTGTATGTTCAGAGTAATAGAGATCCACTATCAAGCCAATACACATTGTttgataaagacagacagacagacagaccgataGATCGgtttaataatgttttatattgttcAAACTACAAAGCAGcggccaaaacaaaacattggtTGGTGCCACGAGGACTGTGCAGAGCAAAGTCCAAACCAAACCTACTTCAAATCTTTATGAGCCCGATTCTGTAAATGATCTACTCTCATCTACCTTTAGTCTTTTCATGACAGACACGTTTAATCACATGTTTGTTCTTTGTCTAGTGACAGGTATGTTTGGGTTCGTTCATTCAAAACCCTCGCTCTCTTTTCTACACTGTTCCTGTGAATGTCACTGGACAATGAAACACTAAACCATTTCTATAAGGAAGTAGTGACTATTTTAACTTAATTCATTATATTTTCCAAAAGTTCTTTCTTGAATCAGTAGCTGCAAATTGATAATCTCCTCAAGAGGATAGACCAATGTAGCGTAACCGCTCCTTGCACTTCACACAGCTGGATGATTTTCTGAGTGAAACCAAGAGACATATGCCAAGGTCATCCACTCCATGTGTCCAGACTTGAAGCATATAGTGAGAAGGTCAGCGCTACAGCTTACAATCTGCATCGCCACATAAACTGTACACTGTAGTGAGAGGTTGGATGGGAATCACACTCATTCACTTTTATGTCAGTAAAGAAAGTTTGTATTCATCTTTTGTAGTCACGTAGCAGTCGTGTGTGGAGGACTTGCAGTTAGAGCCAGAGCGTGCACATGCTGAATGCTAATGGTGTGCTTTGGCCAGTGACCATGAAAGTAACTTGATcttattcaaaatgtcacttgaAAAGGATTCGTCTTATGTGGTGAAGCAAGGATCTCAAGCCTTTAAGGCCTGTATTGAGAATGATCAACCATGATGGTGTTTAACTATTCATTGGACatataattatcatttttggggggaggaCATTCAATATGTTATAACATGGATTGTAAGACCTGTAATGTGATACAGCTGTTGTCTAAGAGGTCATGTAGGTTATTAAACATTTAGttggacacatttttaatgagaaagaaatacaaacaatgtAGCCTGCACCTATGGGGTGTGTTATGTGACCACACGATTAGCTGCTTAGTCAGCAAAGAAATGTCAGTTATTATACCCAATATGAACCACATTCTGCCGCTTCTATACTGGCATTACTGACAGTTTGATGAAGGTTTTCAGGATCAGACAGGAGCACCTTGACAAGAAAGCTAAATTTGGCTATAACTGCATCATTACATGGATCTGAAAACATGTTCCACATGGCATTTTCCTGCTGGAAAGTTGCCTTTCTTGGGATACACTGACAGGATTTTGATAAAAACTCTTTGAGACTCGCAGTTAACATTGAAATGTGTCccctttaaagggacagttctgCAAtatatggccagaatttttatttataacataaaaatgaaacgaaaatgtgataattgttttgttttgttttctttgagagATATCTACTAAAGTAAGCATGTAAACAAGCTAGCCCAAGCCCATCCTTTCCCATAATATCTTATAAGAGGCATTAGTCCGACAGCCCCCATAGTTTCAGTTGGGGGATGTAAAAGCGGTGAGGTTACTATTAAGTCTAagattcaaaataaatgcacaaaatgttgAGACAGGAGATACGTTTACCCTTATTTTCTTtactaaacagaaaatacagccaTGCACCATCCACCTGAGTTTATTGACTCATAATGAATTACATTTCGTTCAAACATAAcatcaatgaaataaaacttaccaaaaaaaccccatcttTCAACAATCTtctctggtttggttgaaataaatcctcGATTAACAGTAAAATGGGAAAATATTCCAGTGCTACATGCTGTTTTCACTTGCTGCTGATGCCAAACCCTCTTCATGCCTCTCCTGTCTCCACCTGCTGTGTCTTCACCTCCTTGGAGCCCTAGTCCTGATTGGagatgctgtaaatcacctccatactgtatcccATACTTAGCAGCAGTGAGCACTTACGCTGCCCCCTATTTTTTTGAGTTACCTTCAAACTCTTACACTTTTAATGATCAACAATTAGTGATGATAccattaaataaatgtcagcATCTTATATTTGAAACATATATGTCCTCtctggctcctgctgcctcacatgTTGATTGATATGGAACTTCATACCCTGGGCTCcgctggatcattgctctcccCTGTTATACTGTCTCCTTTTGTCTAAATTTCTGTCAAATGTGATGCTTCTTCACCCTGATCTTTTCCGTTGACTGCTAATTATCTCGTGTGGCCagccctcttccaggtcactgtggtggagaggaggtctTGTGGCTCAGGCACTGCTTGACAATGCCTCAGCCTGCTCAGTcatctcctggatccacacactttacatatatcATAATGTGTATCAcatattctgtcaatgcaatttgtcagctgtgattttgttgcatgtttgtccttcctgggagagggatccttcctctgtggctcttcctgaggtcttttttctttttttctcaatattcCACTGGAAtcgagggtctgaggacagaggatgccattcactgtacagattgtaaagcccactgaagaaatgtgattgtgatttggggctatatacagtaaatatgcaTCTGATGTGCTCATATGCTTGCTAAACTCCCTAATaccaaacagacacaggagGGACAGAAGACTGAGGATGAAAACCAC includes the following:
- the ebna1bp2 gene encoding probable rRNA-processing protein EBP2, whose amino-acid sequence is MVIDSRTMESAEEDALLGEESEEEHSDLSDGELQEAFAKGLLKPGMNVLVDEPKKCVNNVEGMKQCLADFRKDLPWTERLDLTNLPAEDVLSKVEGKVPNAANGDVNVDDDFQREMFFYRQAQATVLEALPLLKKNGIATKRPDDYFAEMAKSDQHMQKIRQKLISKQMMMEKSEKAKKLREQRKFGKKVQVEVIQKRQKEKKAMMNAVKKYQKGMTDKLDFLEGDKKAGKDSSQGPKKVSNKKGPNAKRKYKDQKFGFGGKKSGKKWNTKESFNDVSSFRAKVAHAKGGKGGKKGKGGKQNKRPGKSVRKKMKSRS